From Bacteroidales bacterium:
ATAGTCAATTGTTGTTCGAATCTCTTTCTCATATTTGAATTTTTTGGTAAGTGATGATAAAATTATGCGAATCTCAAAGGGCTAACACCATAAAAATCCCCATTTTTCGCGAAAATTACAACAAAATCACTAAAGAGATTTAAACAAGTTATTAACAATATTATTTTGATTTTCAATTATTTGAATGATTTCTTAGAAGCACTAAATAGTTAAATCAAGGTTCCCGCTTGGGTAATTCAAATCTTCTTAGAATTGATATGATAGGAATTAATCTTCCGTCTATTATCCATGCTGATGCCTTCTGCCCCCGGTATATACACTCTGTATGGCCGCAGTGGCTGCAGTAATTTTCCCGTGTGCGTGATACATTTTTACCAATACGCGGGACCCTGTTTATTGATTTTCCATCGGCTTCCCAATGGTTGCCAATATTCCGCCGTCCACATAAAGAATATGCCCATTGACAAAATCGGAAGCCTCTGACGCCAGGAAAATAGCTGAACCGGCTAACTGCCCTGGTTCACCCCATACACCGGCTGGTGTCCGGGTTTTTATGAACTCATGGAGTGGATGCCCGTCCTTTCGGATCGGAGCCGTTTGTTCTGTGGCAAAGTATCCGGGGCCGATCCCGTTTACCTGAATATTATACCGTGCCCATTCAGTGGCCATATTGCGTGTGAGCATCTTTAGTCCGCCTTTGGCTGCGGCATAGGCTCCTACCGTATCACGGCCCATTTCGCTCATCATGGAGCAAATGTTGATGATTTTGCCCTTTTGGCGTTTGATCATGTCCTGAACTACATGTTTTGCCATTATAAAGGGACCCACAAGATCGACATCGATTACCTCTTTATAATCCTCCACATCCATCTCAGCGAGTGGTATTCTTTTAATGATCCCTGCATTGTTTACCAAAATGTCCACGGGACCAACCTCCTTTTCGATTTTACTGACGTTTTCGTAAACTTCCTTTTCCTGGGTTACATCAAACAGATAGGAATGTACATCCAAACCATATTCCTTGTAATCTTTTACAGCTCTTTCCATTTTTTCAGGAGAATGGCCATTTATTATCAGGTTCGCTCCGGCATCTCCCAGGCCTTTGGCCATGGCCATTCCCAGCCCGTGGGTGGCGCCTGTGAGCAAGGCGTTTTTGCCCGATAAATCGAATAGGTTTAGTGACATAGTGAATATTTTTAAAGTATAAATGTAAAAAATAATCATTTATTAGGAACACTTGATATTAAATATTTTTATAAATGCAAATATTGAGACCG
This genomic window contains:
- a CDS encoding gluconate 5-dehydrogenase, with amino-acid sequence MSLNLFDLSGKNALLTGATHGLGMAMAKGLGDAGANLIINGHSPEKMERAVKDYKEYGLDVHSYLFDVTQEKEVYENVSKIEKEVGPVDILVNNAGIIKRIPLAEMDVEDYKEVIDVDLVGPFIMAKHVVQDMIKRQKGKIINICSMMSEMGRDTVGAYAAAKGGLKMLTRNMATEWARYNIQVNGIGPGYFATEQTAPIRKDGHPLHEFIKTRTPAGVWGEPGQLAGSAIFLASEASDFVNGHILYVDGGILATIGKPMENQ